One Microtus pennsylvanicus isolate mMicPen1 chromosome 3, mMicPen1.hap1, whole genome shotgun sequence DNA window includes the following coding sequences:
- the Cep295 gene encoding centrosomal protein of 295 kDa isoform X8 — translation MRGSRAMKKVHLAQNQERLMEELKQLQKEDLARRRQTVAQMPPQLVELPYRRSEVKEDWQRELECAFEDMYNADRKVKGNLILHLTPEPLPDMSDQLQDEELDLSMERENRVPFAMKTQQIPSRILFKRLLNKIRNQKSLWTIKSVSEDDSELTTSINETEGKAPTMEPMESGAVTLEERTLSSEQEQVMDSDRLTIESGPLSSEDKPFFCQADTGKEKALAAFLPATTVTQCSVLLHPQEEAAKIRMSARHKQIMEIEEQKQKQLELLEQIEQQKLRLETDCFRAQLEEEENRKKIQQPEVCSAPVSHAVISDEDCHRQMIRNYQHQLLQQNRLHKQSVETARKRLLEYQTILKERYPSKSPISLIPDSVISGPTQKSQKSAAAADHWVPCQRLKLSPDKCQPVQSSQIPTLDQSHIQAIRQGHFPQRQGETGASEMLAKQSIGSQEHLLQFSQSEAHQRDYKFVPKDSHALSRTLSYNRPQMLLDTGEVSKPLRATTCQTLDSQRISSEDNETICSKPTEPSSFLPLVPERSFTSLPVKHESGKVQEPFTTISKSTVSVNQSVISQMHDQPLSSSGTIKAQHSNLKFPQEQLELQKESLQARQEAQEKLAYCTQKELEKQAGLPVFLPSSSGDLFTSLPSASAESGKIQASSAESEATVSSGIMDRLWGFSQPVSSQQTNLEFLQEQISVQKDNLQARREAQEVLLAHKQSKLDEIVHSEQTRPFGPHHMTQKPFSSLTLTDRQPRKIQEQTFPTNKKGLLPSQSEISRSQDGSSSFIQQIPSIHSSLKLLQERLATQRDAIQARDEVQEELLLHRERSLGDTVSGPVKSLSSVVTQHSDASHAVSEVGPKRSQELYSSEKENVVPASHLITPALEEETHGLPQHRQEHFTTLQEQLHIQRVILGARKETQEYARKENELEKGLHCQQTGTLSSLSQGAEWERSQEFISVKSDSTEPLSLKIPGFQERLVRFSQHTFPMQKNLEENHKWEFIEKESFQFSRQTRESSSQQTGLSSFMPSLGPSSCVSLPSADSGTSQSDSKVTSSHLQVPELQDRLRKISQLIQPQQDSLKALQEQLAAQREAIIQCRQEAHEEILREWKERVFPEQVGPSPLIPQHSLASFPLSDSERTQELCSSTSEDGVSSSSSEMLALPGRALGLSHTALPQQSNVTTYPEHLQAQTNSFHSMEKAQEELMFPKPCKFAEIEHFIHPHHGDLKAYQQRLDVQRKAIRSDQEIQEELLLRRLNTLEQRVSCKQISSSSFSEQIPLSVANSEGTLQSFPTKSDDPEMPSFHGELPQQDNLTMQLDLEMVSHKDLLLHKLNSQDTSGSPEHAVPALFLSKEIEHPFIPLPFAEAKSESICEAYLPKKELVAPCREAVTPRMQNRLLSYSQPVLTQQDNMTLQKQLHLQREALHSRQKAQEELLMQRQTALKQQIEKHKETLKEFLNISQARKSTGENDLKIQNIDELRGWLPLIQAPAWGVSDQERSSGEQPRSADVHDEHSGESLGKDLSDRASKPPVSKVKCGLNLNQHELSTIQEVESPASGRTSMPGKSDFCQDRDPLRVSVSREQSFLGSPLACDPFDRHQPPAQNSRSHDYDEAAKVKEPDVENNAVLSHAVSEEAASTFLGPAGKPDDKAETQEMSQELLSSVTVSTGSLSYEVTDLSLTDPESFSEQTELQEQDSTTKQEETSPFSCAVPSTPVIYQQLHPLGASESLLPKEEEKASDHTHVQQIIDKDLHEANLIPEKRDLRVSGVDLDFPELEHVFPHLHHQLFKPLKPYLDFDLSPFSSGISQDNRNFHEQSSESSSKKPDVKESSRSTACFTALRANSEQPDVSLAHAATQSFSAEGPEQSFKQLLPEFSSQESQHADLPSIYSIEARGASQGRENHDYSEQTEIQNKKKSVHFQSSTENQSPVCSSPDGSTIFNQLHLLWSSPGSSTSMLGFEELSRKVVTLPQSQRLTQDKNEAIINPPVENSKGSHSLSVQNEMSIQNRFKTETTNPSQVSEAEHITNSFPSSIPVWETESGYGIMEEPDLTLVSTSDISIAETDLANLTLEERGSEAQSYSQAGASSTETSVYGAVLESCMDQPQVAPSVTMKRKKTFMERSYQRQREMRMRNKAQLTTGLSLSRRKGVSKVRAPLPEERRTTQSLIHQRALRLYRQLAEVKQQREEKTKQEVCAQNIAKAKEFHKVSRSQFFPLKSKQNSNKTKLISFLLQKTLEKLRAKNTC, via the exons TGGAAAGGAAAAAG CACTTGCTGCATTTCTACCTGCCACAACCGTGACTCAGTGTTCAGTACTACTTCATCCTCAGGAAGAAGCAGCCAAAATTCGAATGTCAGCAAGGCACAAACAG ATAATGGAAATAgaagagcagaagcagaagcagttgGAATTACTTGAACAAATTGAGCAACAGAAGTTAAGGTTAGAAACCGACTGTTTCCGGGCTCaactggaagaagaagaaaatagaaagaaaattcaaCAGCCTGAG gTTTGCTCTGCTCCAGTGTCACATGCTGTGATTTCTGATGAAGACTGTCACAGGCAGATGATCCGTAACTATCAACATCAGCTCttacaacaaaacag GTTACACAAGCAGTCTGTTGAAACTGCTAGGAAACGATTACTTGAATACCAAACTATATTAAAGGAAAGATACCCATCCAAGTCACCCATATCACTGATACCTGATTCTGTTATATCAGGACCAACACAGAAATCCCAAAAGTCTGCTGCTGCAGCAGATCACTGGGTTCCATGCCAGAGACTGAAGCTGAGTCCTGACAAATGTCAACCTGTGCAGTCCTCACAGATCCCCACATTAGATCAAAGTCATATTCAGGCAATAAGACAAGGTCATTTTCCACAGAGGCAAGGAGAAACAGGTGCATCAGAGATGTTAGCCAAGCAATCTATCGGGTCACAGGAACACCTGCTGCAATTCTCTCAGTCAGAAGCACATCAGAGAGACTATAAATTTGTCCCTAAAGATTCTCATGCACTTTCAAGAACTTTGTCTTACAATAGGCCACAAATGTTACTGGATACTGGAGAAGTTTCTAAACCACTGAGGGCGACAACTTGCCAAACTTTAGATTCCCAACGTATATCATCAGAGGATAATGAAACTATATGTTCTaagccaactgagccatcttcattTCTCCCACTGGTACCTGAACGTTCTTTTACTAGTCTCCCAGTTAAACATGAATCTGGAAAAGTTCAAGAACCCTTTACAACCATAAGCAAAAGTACAGTTTCTGTAAACCAGTCTGTAATCAGTCAAATGCATGATCAGCCTTTGTCATCCTCAGGCACAATCAAAGCCCAGCATAGTAACTTAAAGTTTCCCCAAGAACAGTTAGAACTACAGAAGGAAAGTCTTCAAGCAAGACAAGAGGCTCAGGAAAAGCTTGCTTATTGCACACAGAAAGAACTGGAAAAGCAGGCTGGTCTCCCAGTATTCCTCCCATCATCATCTGGAGATTTATTTACTTCACTGCCATCTGCCTCAGCTGAATCAGGGAAAATTCAGGCATCTTCAGCAGAAAGTGAGGCCACTGTTTCCTCAGGCATCATGGACAGGCTCTGGGGTTTTTCACAgcctgtctcctcacagcaaacTAATTTGGAATTTCTCCAAGAACAGATCAGTGTTCAGAAGGATAACCTTCAGGCTAGGCGGGAAGCCCAGGAAGTTTTGCTGGCACATAAACAGAGTAAACTGGATGAAATTGTACATTCTGAGCAGACCAGGCCCTTTGGGCCACATCACATGACTCAGAAGCCATTTAGTTCACTAACGTTGACTGATAGGCAGCCTAGAAAAATCCAGGAACAGACTTTTCCTACAAATAAGAAAGGGCTTCTCCCAAGCCAGTCTGAAATCTCAAGATCTCAGGATGGGTCTTCAAGTTTTATACAGCAGATCCCATCTATCCACAGTAGTTTAAAGTTGCTTCAAGAACGGCTAGCTACACAGAGGGATGCAATTCAGGCTAGAGATGAAGTGCAAGAAGAACTGCTTTTACATAGAGAAAGAAGTTTGGGAGACACTGTGTCTGGACCAGTAAAGTCACTCTCCTCAGTGGTTACTCAGCATTCAGATGCTTCTCATGCAGTTTCAGAAGTTGGGCCTAAGAGGTCCCAGGAACTATATTCATCTGAGAAGGAGAATGTAGTTCCCGCTAGTCATTTGATCACCCCAGCACTTGAGGAGGAGACTCATGGCCTTCCACAACACAGACAAGAACATTTTACAACACTCCAGGAACAATTACACATTCAGAGGGTTATACTTGGTGCTAGAAAAGAAACTCAGGAATATGCACGCaaagaaaatgaattagaaaaagGACTTCATTGTCAACAAACTGGCACCCTGTCTTCTTTATCCCAGGGAGCTGAATGGGAAAGATCCCAGGAGTTTATATCAGTCAAGAGTGACAGTACAGAGCCCTTAAGCCTTAAGATTCCAGGATTTCAGGAAAGACTGGTTAGATTTTCACAACATACATTTCCTATGCAAAAGAATTTGGAGGAAAACCACAAATGGGAATTCATAGAAAaagagagttttcagtttagtcGTCAAACTCGAGAAAGTTCATCTCAACAGACAGGTCTTTCTTCCTTCATGCCCTCATTAGGACCATCGTCATGTGTGTCCTTGCCTTCTGCTGACTCTGGTACATCACAGAGTGACAGTAAAGTAACATCAAGCCATCTTCAGGTACCAGAATTGCAGGATAGACTTCGGAAGATATCCCAACTTATCCAGCCTCAACAAGACAGCTTGAAGGCCCTTCAAGAACAGTTAGCTGCACAGAGGGAAGCCATCATCCAATGTAGACAAGAAGCTCATGAAGAAATACTAAGAGAGTGGAAGGAAAGAGTGTTCCCAGAGCAGGTTGGTCCATCTCCCCTGATACCTCAGCATTCACTTGCTTCATTCCCTCTTTCTGACTCGGAAAGAACACAAGAACTTTGCTCAAGCACCAGTGAAGATGGAGTATCTTCTAGCTCTTCTGAGATGCTGGCTTTGCCTGGCAGGGCATTGGGTTTATCACATACTGCTTTACCTCAGCAGAGTAATGTGACCACATACCCAGAACACCTCCAGGCACAAACGAATTCCTTTCATTCTATGGAGAAAGCCCAAGAAGAGTTGATGTTTCCCAAACCATGTAAATTTGCAGAGATAGAACATTTTATCCATCCTCATCATGGTGACTTGAAGGCATATCAACAGCGGTTAGATGTACAAAGGAAAGCCATTAGATCTGACCAGGAGATACAAGAGGAACTGCTTTTGCGGAGGTTAAATACATTGGAGCAAAGGGTATCTTGTAAACAGATTAGCTCCTCTTCGTTTTCAGAACAGATACCACTATCCGTTGCCAACTCTGAAGGGACCCTACAGTCTTTCCCAACCAAAAGTGATGACCCTGAAATGCCCAGCTTCCATGGTGAGCTACCTCAGCAGGATAACCTGACCATGCAGTTGGACTTAGAAATGGTGTCTCATAAAGACCTGCTTTTACACAAACTAAACAGCCAGGATACAAGTGGCTCTCCTGAGCATGCCGTCCCTGCTTTGTTTCTCTCCAAGGAAATAGAGCACCCATTCATTCCATTACCTTTTGCAGAAGCTAAATCTGAAAGCATTTGTGAGGCGTATTTACCTAAAAAGGAACTTGTAGCTCCTTGTAGGGAGGCTGTGACCCCAAGAATGCAGAACAGACTTTTGAGTTACTCCCAGCCTGTCTTAACTCAGCAAGACAACATGACTCTTCAGAAGCAGCTGCATCTACAAAGAGAAGCTCTGCACTCTAGACAAAAAGCCCAAGAGGAGTTACTTATGCAGAGACAGACAGCCTTGAAACAGCAAATTGAAAAACACAAAGAGACTTTGAAAGAGTTCTTGAATATCAGTCAG GCAAGGAAATCCACAGGAGAAAATGACTTGAAAATTCAGAATATAGACGAGCTCAGAGGGTGGCTTCCTCTCATCCAAGCCCCTGCCTGGGGAGTCTCTGATCAGGAAAGGTCTAGTGGTGAGCAGCCACGTTCAGCAGATGTCCATGATGAACACAGTG GTGAGAGTCTGGGCAAAGATCTGAGTGATAGAGCCTCTAAGCCACCTGTCTCCAAAGTGAAATGTGGTTTGAACTTAAACCAGCATGAGCTTAGTACGATACAGGAGGTGGAGTCACCAGCAAGTGGCAGGACTTCCATGCCAG gtaAATCAGATTTTTGTCAAGATCGAGACCCCTTAAGGGTCTCAGTAAGCAGAGAACAAAGTTTCCTGGGGAGTCCACTGGCATGTGACCCATTTGATCGTCACCAACCACCTGCCCAGAACAGCAGAAGCCATGACTATGATGAAGCAG CTAAAGTCAAGGAACCTGATGTTGAGAATAATGCAGTATTGAGTCATGCTGTCTCAGAAGAAGCAGCAAGTACATTCTTGGGTCCAGCTGGGAAGCCAGACGACAAG GCTGAAACACAAGAGATGTCTCAGGAGCTGTTATCTTCAGTAACTGTTTCTACTGGAAGCTTAAGCTATGAAGTCACAGATTTGAGCCTTACAGATCCAG AGTCATTTTCGGAACAGACGGAGCTTCAAGAACAAGACTCTACCACTAAACAAGAAGAAACTTCTCCTTTTAGTTGTGCAGTGCCTTCAACACCAGTCATTTATCAGCAGCTGCACCCCTTGGGTGCTAGTGAGTCTCTATTGcccaaggaggaagaaaaggcatcCGATCATACACATGTTCAACAGATCATAGACAAGGATTTACATGAAGCAAATTTGATACCTGAAAAAAGAGACTTGCGgg tTTCAGGTGTGGACCTTGACTTTCCAGAACTGGAACATGTATTTCCACACTTGCATCACCAGCTCTTTAAACCCTTGAAGCCATATCTAGATTTTGACTTATCACCATTCTCCTCTGGGATTTCTCAAGACAACAGAAACTTTCATGAG CAGAGCTCCGAATCTTCATCTAAGAAACCTGATGTTAAGGAATCCTCCAGAAGCACAGCTTGTTTCACAGCACTTAGGGCCAATTCAGAGCAGCCTGATGTTAGCCTAGCTCATGCTGCAACACAGAGTTTTAGTGCTGAAG gACCTGAACAATCTTTCAAGCAGCTTCTACCAGAATTCTCTTCACAGGAAAGCCAACATGCTGATCTACCAAGTATTTACAGCATTGAAGCAAGAGGTGCCTCCCAAGGCAGGGAAAACCATGACTATTCTGAACagacagaaatacaaaataagaaaaaaagtgttCATTTTCAGTCCTCAACAGAGAACCAGAGTCCAGTGTGCAGTTCTCCTGATGGTTCCACTATATTTAATCAGTTACATCTCCTGTGGAGTTCTCCAGGCTCTTCTACCTCTATGCTGGGCTTTGAGGAGCTGTCAAGAAAAGTGGTTACACTGCCACAAAGCCAAAGGCTCACTCAAGATAAGAATGAAGCTATTATAAATCCACCTGTAGAAAACTCCAAGGGGTCTCATTCATTGAGTGTTCAAAATGAAATGTCTATTCAGAACAGATTTAAAACTGAAACCACAAACCCATCTCAGGTATCAGAAGCAGAGCACATTACAAATTCATTTCCGAGCTCTATTCCTGTCTGG GAAACAGAATCTGGCTATGGTATAATGGAAGAACCAGATCTCACTCTAGTAAGCACCAGTGACATCAGCATTGCTGAAACAGATCTTGCTAACTTAACCCTTGAAGAGAGAGGCAGTGAAGCACAGAGCTATTCCCAG GCAGGTGCATCTTCAACAGAAACCTCTGTTTATGGAGCTGTATTAGAGTCTTGTATGGATCAACCCCAAGTGGCACCTTCAG tcacaatgaaaagaaaaaagacatttatGGAGCGATCctaccagagacagagagagatgcgGATGCGGAATAAAGCTCAACTCACAACAG GTTTGTCTCTGAGCCGCCGGAAGGGTGTTAGTAAAGTCAGAGCACCTCTCCCTGAAGAGAGAAGGACCACACAATCCCTCATACACCAGAGGGCACTAAG ATTATACAGGCAGTTAGCTGAGGTAAaacagcaaagagaagaaaaaacaaagcaagaagtcTGTGCCCAAAATATAGCAAAGGCAAAAGAATTTCATAAGGTGAGCAGAAGCCAGTTTTTCCctctaaaaagcaaacaaaattcaaacaaaactaaattaattTCATTCCTTCTACAGAAAACACTAGAGAAACTTCGAGCCAAAAATACATGCTGA